The Ensifer adhaerens genome contains a region encoding:
- a CDS encoding LysR family transcriptional regulator, giving the protein MNLDDVSVFTAAASGGSLAEAARRLGITPMIATRRLASLEQAVGARLMHRTTRSLSLTPEGETFLPYAQDLLETEQLARTLLRGDGDGATGLLRVSAPVAFSIKLIAPLIPSLLDDHPGLKVSLDMNDTMPDLVASGIDLAIRVARLKDSSLIAKKLAENPRSLVASPAYVEKHGSPRTSGDLIDHQCLPLHGVSHWTFLSAGVERHVRLQGRFSSTSIEGCHAACLTGAGITLLSDWNIADDLDAGRLVRIHLEDAAPETLAIWAVYPTTKLVAPKVRVFIDRLMGALGKSARA; this is encoded by the coding sequence ATGAACCTCGACGACGTCAGCGTCTTCACCGCCGCGGCAAGCGGCGGCAGCCTCGCCGAAGCCGCGCGACGGCTTGGCATCACCCCCATGATCGCGACCCGGCGGCTCGCCTCGCTGGAGCAGGCAGTTGGTGCCCGGCTGATGCACCGCACGACCCGGTCCCTGTCACTGACGCCGGAGGGCGAAACCTTTCTGCCCTATGCCCAGGATCTGCTCGAAACCGAGCAGCTGGCGCGAACGTTGCTGAGGGGTGACGGCGACGGAGCGACCGGTCTCCTGCGTGTCTCGGCACCGGTTGCCTTCTCGATCAAGCTGATTGCGCCGCTCATACCTTCGCTGCTTGACGATCATCCTGGGCTCAAGGTCTCGCTCGATATGAACGACACGATGCCTGACCTGGTGGCGTCGGGCATTGATCTGGCGATCCGCGTCGCGCGCTTGAAAGACAGCAGTCTGATCGCCAAGAAACTGGCCGAAAATCCGCGTTCCCTGGTCGCTTCGCCAGCCTATGTCGAAAAGCATGGGAGCCCGCGGACCAGCGGCGATCTCATCGATCATCAATGCTTGCCACTGCACGGCGTCAGCCATTGGACTTTTCTCAGCGCTGGGGTCGAGAGGCATGTACGACTGCAGGGCCGTTTCTCGTCGACGAGCATCGAAGGATGCCATGCGGCCTGCCTCACCGGTGCCGGCATCACCCTGCTTTCGGACTGGAATATCGCCGACGATCTCGATGCAGGGCGGCTGGTACGCATTCACCTCGAAGATGCAGCACCCGAGACATTGGCGATCTGGGCCGTCTACCCGACGACGAAGCTTGTCGCGCCCAAGGTCCGCGTCTTCATCGACCGGTTGATGGGGGCCCTCGGCAAAAGCGCAAGGGCCTGA
- a CDS encoding alpha/beta fold hydrolase, translating to MTENFVRTEDGVDIFYKDWGSGQPIVFHHGWPLSADDWDAQMLYFVNKGYRVIAHDRRGHGRSTQVSEGHDIAHYAKDVAALVLKLELSDAIHIGHSTGGGEAAAYVARHGAGRVAKLIMVGAVPPIMVKTANNPGGLPIEVFDGFRSALAANRAQFFRDVPAGPFYGFNRPGAEVSEGVIQNWWRQGMMGSAKAHYEGIKAFSETDFTEDLKTIDVPTLVMHGDDDQIVPIDDSARLAVKLLKNGTLKVYEGYPHGMLTTHADVINPDLLAFIKA from the coding sequence ATGACCGAGAATTTCGTCAGGACTGAAGACGGCGTCGATATCTTCTACAAGGATTGGGGCTCGGGCCAGCCAATCGTCTTTCACCATGGCTGGCCGTTGTCAGCAGACGATTGGGACGCGCAGATGCTCTATTTCGTCAACAAGGGCTATCGCGTCATCGCTCACGACCGCCGTGGCCACGGGCGCTCGACCCAGGTCAGCGAAGGGCACGACATCGCCCATTATGCGAAGGACGTCGCGGCACTCGTCCTCAAGCTCGAACTCAGCGATGCGATCCATATCGGCCACTCCACCGGCGGCGGCGAGGCCGCAGCTTACGTGGCGCGCCACGGTGCCGGACGGGTCGCCAAGCTGATCATGGTCGGTGCCGTTCCGCCGATCATGGTCAAGACCGCGAACAATCCGGGCGGGCTGCCGATCGAAGTGTTCGATGGCTTCCGTTCCGCGCTTGCCGCCAACCGTGCGCAGTTCTTCCGCGATGTGCCGGCGGGCCCCTTCTATGGCTTCAACCGCCCGGGTGCCGAAGTGTCCGAGGGGGTAATCCAGAACTGGTGGCGTCAGGGCATGATGGGCAGCGCCAAGGCGCATTACGAGGGCATCAAGGCCTTTTCGGAAACCGACTTCACCGAGGACCTCAAGACGATCGACGTGCCGACGCTGGTCATGCATGGCGACGACGATCAGATCGTGCCGATCGACGATTCGGCGCGGCTTGCGGTCAAGCTCCTGAAAAATGGCACGCTCAAGGTCTATGAAGGTTATCCACATGGGATGCTGACGACCCACGCCGATGTGATCAATCCGGACCTGCTTGCCTTCATCAAGGCCTAA
- a CDS encoding MFS transporter, with product MTAAKEGTGTFAPLRQKVFAVLWVATVIGNTGSFIRDVASSWLVTDLSATPAAVSTVQAAATLPIFLLAIPAGVLSDILDRRKFLIVVQLLLAATSLCLLFLSATGLQSVSSLIALTFVGGIGAALVAPTWQAIVPELVSRQDVKGAVALNSLGINIARAIGPALGGLLLASFGAAVTYGVDVISYVFVIAALLWWRRTLSEDDVLAERFFGAFRAGLRYARASHELHVVLLRAAVFFAFSSAIWALLPLVARQLLGGALVMPRLRARMDADGLLLLSAVLTAAVMGVLSLAPAQWVAVVVLLVCGAAWITALTTLNSTAQAILPNWVRGRTLAVYLTVFNGAMTGGSLAWGAIAEAIGVPFTLAVAAIGLLCVGVVFHAMKLPKGEADLIPSNHWPEPLTSEPVEHDRGPVLVLIEYTVDKVDRSEFLKALARLSHERRRDGAYGWGVTEDAADTGRMVEWFMVESWAEHLRQHKRVSKADADIQEDVRRFHKGPAAPVVHHLLAINRPHLG from the coding sequence ATGACGGCAGCGAAAGAGGGCACGGGGACGTTTGCGCCGCTGCGGCAGAAAGTTTTTGCGGTCCTGTGGGTGGCGACGGTCATCGGCAATACCGGCAGCTTCATCCGCGATGTCGCCAGCTCCTGGCTCGTCACCGACCTGTCGGCGACACCGGCCGCCGTTTCCACGGTCCAGGCGGCAGCGACACTGCCGATCTTCCTGCTTGCCATTCCCGCAGGCGTTCTCTCGGATATCCTCGATCGGCGCAAGTTCCTGATCGTGGTGCAGTTGCTGCTCGCAGCCACAAGCCTCTGCCTGCTGTTTCTTTCCGCCACGGGCCTGCAGTCCGTCAGTTCGCTGATTGCACTCACCTTCGTCGGCGGCATAGGGGCGGCCCTGGTCGCACCCACCTGGCAGGCGATCGTGCCTGAGCTCGTCTCGAGGCAGGACGTCAAGGGTGCCGTGGCGCTGAATTCGCTCGGCATCAACATCGCCCGTGCGATCGGTCCGGCGCTTGGCGGCCTGCTGCTCGCCTCGTTCGGCGCAGCCGTCACCTACGGCGTCGATGTCATCAGCTATGTCTTCGTGATCGCGGCGCTCCTGTGGTGGCGGCGCACGCTATCGGAGGACGACGTTCTCGCGGAACGTTTCTTTGGCGCCTTCCGGGCGGGCCTGCGCTACGCACGCGCCAGCCACGAGCTGCACGTGGTCCTTTTGCGTGCTGCCGTGTTCTTCGCCTTTTCGAGTGCGATCTGGGCTCTCTTGCCGTTGGTCGCCCGCCAGCTTCTCGGCGGCGCGCTGGTGATGCCACGCCTGCGCGCACGGATGGATGCCGACGGGCTCCTCTTGCTGTCCGCGGTGTTGACGGCCGCGGTGATGGGCGTGCTCTCATTGGCGCCGGCGCAATGGGTGGCAGTCGTCGTGCTGCTCGTTTGCGGTGCCGCCTGGATCACGGCGCTGACGACCTTGAACAGCACCGCGCAGGCCATTCTTCCCAACTGGGTGCGCGGACGCACGCTCGCCGTCTACCTCACCGTCTTCAACGGGGCCATGACCGGAGGCAGCCTGGCCTGGGGCGCCATCGCAGAGGCGATCGGCGTGCCCTTCACCCTGGCAGTGGCGGCTATTGGCCTTCTCTGCGTCGGCGTCGTCTTCCACGCCATGAAATTGCCGAAGGGCGAGGCGGACCTCATCCCTTCCAACCATTGGCCGGAGCCGCTGACCAGCGAGCCGGTCGAACACGACCGCGGACCCGTGCTCGTGCTGATCGAGTACACGGTCGACAAGGTGGATCGCTCGGAATTCCTGAAGGCGCTTGCCCGCCTGTCGCATGAGCGTCGCCGTGACGGAGCCTATGGCTGGGGCGTGACCGAGGACGCCGCGGACACCGGCCGCATGGTGGAGTGGTTCATGGTCGAGTCCTGGGCCGAACATCTGCGCCAGCACAAGCGCGTGTCCAAGGCCGATGCCGATATCCAGGAAGACGTTCGTCGCTTTCACAAAGGGCCGGCGGCGCCGGTCGTACACCACCTTCTCGCGATCAACCGACCGCATCTCGGTTGA
- a CDS encoding DoxX family protein, whose amino-acid sequence MPSLSSLENNLAARLRPVLTNRWIVFVGLLALCSAYIQGPLTKIFDFPGALAEMDHFGLHPAPLFAVGVIVFELLMSALILTGLYRWAAAGALAAFTLAATFLAFRFWELPPGMERAMATNGFFEHIGLSGAFLLVACYDLLERAAGRAGQ is encoded by the coding sequence ATGCCGAGCCTGTCTTCTCTCGAAAACAATCTTGCCGCCCGCCTGCGACCGGTGCTCACCAACCGGTGGATCGTCTTCGTCGGCCTGCTGGCGCTTTGCTCGGCCTATATCCAGGGACCGCTGACGAAGATCTTCGACTTTCCGGGTGCGCTTGCCGAGATGGATCATTTTGGCCTGCATCCGGCGCCGCTCTTTGCCGTCGGGGTCATTGTTTTCGAGCTTCTGATGTCGGCCCTCATTCTCACAGGTCTCTATCGCTGGGCGGCTGCCGGCGCGCTTGCGGCCTTCACACTCGCCGCTACCTTTCTCGCATTTCGCTTCTGGGAGCTTCCGCCCGGCATGGAACGTGCGATGGCGACGAACGGCTTCTTCGAACATATCGGCCTCAGCGGTGCCTTCCTGCTCGTCGCCTGCTACGATCTTCTTGAACGGGCCGCAGGAAGGGCTGGGCAATGA
- a CDS encoding amidohydrolase: MPTRRSFLGAASSLALPALFSTARTAGAQQTGDTSMTPDLILHNGLFTTLDRSHPTASAVAIKDGKFLAVGDERTIMALAGSDTKVIDLKGKRVLPGLNDNHTHVVRGGLNFNMELRWDGVRSLADAMAMLKRQVAITPAPQWVRVVGGFTEHQFAEKRLPTIDEINAIAPDTPVFLLHLYDRALLNGAALRAVGYTRDTPNPPGGEITRDANGNPTGLLLAKPNAGILYSTLAKGPKLPFDYQVNSTRHFMRELNRLGITSVIDAGGGFQNYPDDYAVIQKLSDDNQLTVRLAYNLFTQKPKEEKEDFLHWTASVKYKQGNDYFRHNGAGEMLVFSAADFEDFRQPRPEMAPEMEGELEEVVRVLAENRWPWRLHATYDETISRALDVFEKVNKDIPLEGLNWFFDHAETISDRSIDRIAALGGGIATQHRMAYQGEYFVERYGHGVAEATPPISRMLEKGVNVSAGTDATRVASYNPWVSLSWMVTGKTVGGLQLYPRANCLDRETALRMWTEKVQWFSNEEGKKGRIEKGQFADLIVPNKDYFTCPEDEISFLTSELTVVGGKVVYAAGDFAAHDDNPVPPAMPDWSPVRTFGGYAAWGEPDGAGKNSLRRTAITTCGCASNCGVHGHDHAGAWTSKLPIADLKGFFGALGCSCWAV, from the coding sequence ATGCCGACACGACGCTCCTTCCTCGGCGCGGCATCGTCGCTTGCCCTGCCTGCTCTTTTTTCGACGGCCCGCACCGCTGGCGCCCAACAGACCGGAGATACCTCGATGACGCCCGATCTCATCCTGCACAATGGCCTTTTCACCACGCTTGACCGCAGCCATCCGACGGCCAGCGCCGTGGCCATCAAGGACGGGAAGTTCCTGGCCGTCGGCGACGAGCGGACGATCATGGCGCTGGCCGGGTCGGATACCAAGGTGATCGACCTCAAGGGCAAGCGCGTTCTGCCGGGTCTCAACGACAACCACACCCACGTCGTGCGCGGCGGCCTCAACTTCAACATGGAGCTGCGCTGGGACGGCGTGCGCTCGCTTGCCGATGCGATGGCGATGCTGAAGCGGCAGGTGGCGATCACGCCGGCACCGCAATGGGTGCGCGTCGTCGGCGGCTTTACCGAACACCAGTTTGCCGAAAAGCGGCTGCCGACGATCGACGAGATCAATGCGATCGCCCCCGACACGCCGGTGTTCCTGCTGCATCTCTATGACCGGGCGCTCCTGAATGGCGCCGCCCTGAGGGCGGTCGGCTACACCAGGGACACGCCGAACCCGCCGGGCGGCGAGATCACCCGCGATGCCAACGGCAACCCGACCGGTCTGCTCTTGGCCAAACCCAATGCCGGCATCCTCTATTCGACGCTCGCCAAGGGACCGAAACTGCCCTTCGACTACCAGGTCAATTCCACCCGCCACTTCATGCGCGAACTCAACCGGCTCGGCATCACCAGCGTCATCGACGCCGGTGGTGGCTTCCAGAACTATCCGGACGATTATGCCGTCATCCAGAAGCTCTCGGATGACAATCAGCTGACCGTTCGCCTGGCCTACAACCTCTTCACCCAGAAACCGAAGGAGGAGAAGGAGGACTTCCTCCACTGGACCGCCTCGGTCAAATACAAGCAGGGCAACGACTACTTCCGCCACAACGGTGCCGGCGAGATGCTGGTGTTTTCGGCCGCCGACTTCGAGGACTTCCGCCAGCCGCGGCCCGAGATGGCGCCGGAGATGGAGGGCGAGCTCGAGGAGGTCGTCCGGGTCCTGGCCGAGAACCGCTGGCCCTGGCGGCTGCATGCCACCTATGACGAGACCATCAGCCGCGCGCTCGACGTCTTCGAGAAGGTCAACAAGGACATCCCGCTCGAAGGCCTGAACTGGTTCTTCGACCATGCCGAGACGATCTCCGACCGCTCGATCGACCGGATTGCCGCGCTGGGCGGCGGCATCGCCACCCAGCACCGCATGGCCTACCAGGGCGAATATTTCGTCGAACGCTACGGCCACGGGGTGGCGGAAGCGACGCCACCGATCAGCCGCATGCTGGAGAAGGGCGTCAACGTGTCGGCCGGCACCGATGCCACCCGGGTCGCCTCCTACAACCCCTGGGTCTCGCTGTCGTGGATGGTGACCGGCAAGACCGTCGGCGGCCTGCAGCTCTATCCGCGCGCCAATTGCCTCGATCGCGAGACGGCGCTTCGGATGTGGACCGAGAAGGTGCAGTGGTTTTCCAACGAAGAAGGCAAGAAGGGCCGGATCGAGAAGGGGCAGTTTGCCGACCTGATCGTGCCGAACAAGGACTATTTCACCTGCCCAGAGGACGAGATCTCGTTCCTGACCTCGGAACTGACTGTTGTCGGCGGCAAGGTCGTCTATGCGGCTGGCGACTTTGCCGCCCACGACGACAACCCGGTGCCGCCGGCGATGCCCGACTGGTCGCCGGTCCGCACCTTCGGCGGCTATGCCGCCTGGGGCGAGCCCGATGGCGCCGGCAAGAACTCGCTCCGGCGCACGGCGATCACGACCTGCGGCTGCGCCAGCAATTGCGGCGTGCATGGCCACGACCATGCCGGCGCCTGGACGTCAAAGCTGCCGATCGCCGATCTCAAGGGCTTCTTCGGCGCACTCGGCTGCTCCTGCTGGGCCGTGTGA
- a CDS encoding XapX domain-containing protein, which produces MKMYLLSLGAGLLVGIIYSLLNVRSPAPPVIALVGLLGILIGEQSVPLVKRALSGEPVNLSWFNLQCMPHMFGQLPGGAQATASKAKDAAINDEKAG; this is translated from the coding sequence ATGAAGATGTACCTTCTCTCGCTCGGAGCCGGACTGCTTGTCGGCATCATCTATTCTCTCTTGAACGTCCGCTCGCCGGCGCCGCCGGTCATCGCCCTGGTCGGCCTGCTCGGCATCCTCATCGGCGAGCAATCGGTGCCGCTGGTCAAGCGCGCCCTGTCGGGCGAACCGGTCAATCTCAGCTGGTTCAATCTGCAGTGCATGCCGCACATGTTCGGCCAGCTGCCGGGCGGCGCACAGGCCACCGCCAGCAAGGCGAAGGATGCGGCCATCAACGATGAAAAGGCAGGATGA
- a CDS encoding hydrolase, with product MSATATPGKLLVSPKDHTLIMIDFQSQMSFATKSIDAVLLRNNAALVANAAAGFGVSTILTTVAEKTFSGPMFSEITDAFPGQKLLDRTSMNTWEDAAVIDEVNRIGKKRLVMCGLWTSVCIVGPTLSALDQGFEVYVIADACGDVSDEAHERAMDRMVQAGVRPMTALQYMLELQRDWARTETYEMTTGIARKFGGAYGLGIIYAKSMFGASEGH from the coding sequence ATGTCCGCAACTGCGACCCCCGGCAAGCTCCTCGTCTCGCCCAAGGATCACACCTTGATCATGATCGATTTCCAGTCGCAGATGTCGTTTGCGACCAAGTCGATCGATGCGGTGCTCCTGCGCAACAACGCGGCATTGGTCGCCAACGCGGCCGCCGGCTTCGGCGTTTCGACCATTCTCACCACCGTTGCAGAGAAGACCTTCTCCGGTCCGATGTTCTCCGAGATCACTGACGCCTTCCCGGGCCAGAAGCTTCTGGACCGTACCTCGATGAACACCTGGGAAGACGCCGCCGTCATCGATGAGGTCAACCGCATCGGCAAGAAGCGCCTCGTGATGTGCGGGCTGTGGACCTCGGTCTGCATCGTCGGCCCGACGCTGTCGGCGCTCGACCAGGGTTTTGAAGTCTATGTCATTGCTGACGCCTGCGGAGACGTCTCCGACGAGGCGCATGAGCGGGCGATGGACCGCATGGTGCAGGCCGGCGTCCGGCCGATGACCGCGCTGCAGTACATGCTCGAGCTTCAGCGCGACTGGGCCCGCACCGAGACCTACGAGATGACCACCGGCATCGCCAGGAAGTTCGGCGGCGCCTATGGCCTCGGCATCATCTACGCCAAGTCGATGTTCGGCGCCTCCGAAGGGCACTGA
- a CDS encoding helix-turn-helix domain-containing protein yields MTDASAPSDRTRPRDSLGCSLDQLDDNRTIEGRDMVFHRKRSASGPPGRVATPGNGRGYLVGLSLAGGHSRRIFGEHHSAIQEFGQNSVYVRNFADDYKADLKGSFDFTLVEIGHGALERIADAANVTGVSELRSISGSPDPVLGGMLGALFASVDGHTDRSALFVDQLSVAIGVHMVRQYGNGRSDSLAGGRRLSQRCRAKIRDLVQARLDGELTVEELASTCNLSQAAFLRAFRETMGSTPYRWLLQQRIEKAKDLLQFSPTSLSEIATTCGFSDQSHFTRAFVQAAGATPRQWRRSRQS; encoded by the coding sequence ATGACTGATGCCTCCGCTCCCTCAGACCGAACGCGACCGCGCGATAGCCTTGGATGCTCGCTAGACCAGCTCGATGACAACAGGACGATCGAAGGCCGCGACATGGTCTTCCATCGCAAGCGATCGGCATCGGGGCCGCCGGGCAGGGTCGCGACGCCTGGAAACGGGCGGGGTTATCTGGTCGGTCTTTCGCTTGCAGGCGGTCATAGCCGCCGGATTTTCGGGGAGCACCATTCGGCGATCCAGGAGTTCGGCCAAAACTCGGTCTACGTCAGGAACTTCGCCGACGACTACAAGGCGGATCTGAAAGGGTCTTTCGACTTCACCTTGGTTGAAATCGGCCACGGTGCGCTTGAGCGCATTGCGGATGCGGCCAATGTCACGGGTGTCAGTGAGCTGCGGTCCATTTCCGGCTCGCCCGATCCTGTTCTCGGCGGCATGCTCGGCGCCCTGTTTGCCTCGGTGGACGGGCACACGGATCGCAGCGCCCTTTTCGTCGACCAGCTTTCGGTAGCAATCGGCGTGCATATGGTGCGGCAGTACGGCAATGGCCGCAGCGATAGCTTGGCTGGAGGGCGAAGGCTCTCGCAGCGCTGCCGGGCAAAGATCCGCGATTTGGTGCAAGCCCGCCTTGATGGCGAGCTCACGGTCGAGGAACTGGCCTCGACCTGCAACCTTTCGCAGGCCGCTTTTCTTCGTGCCTTTCGCGAGACCATGGGTAGCACGCCCTACCGCTGGCTGCTGCAGCAAAGGATCGAAAAGGCCAAGGACCTGCTGCAGTTCTCTCCCACGTCGCTGAGCGAGATCGCCACCACCTGCGGCTTCTCGGATCAGAGCCATTTTACCCGAGCCTTCGTACAGGCGGCAGGGGCCACGCCGCGCCAGTGGCGGCGCAGCCGGCAGTCGTAA
- a CDS encoding helix-turn-helix domain-containing protein, which yields MASQAGLSADERTPPPTVKRISAGDITITRTSSDRFDLELGPLIPVADAFNVIVQMRDFDAHRLWRRGELVYEGGHSRASLAITDLRDQWQCHHLSPFDNVRFHIPFACMRAFTERAGRGEYVSLSPVQGRVDPVMFGLAQALLPSLDEPDRANLLFVEQINLAALAHLSQTYGGLHFPVDKKGTLAPWQERLATEFLVAHFNKAFSIGDLAAQCELSRSYFNKAFKESFGRTPSRWLTEYRIARVKECLLQDTPLAEIAIHCGFADQSHMTRVFTSQTAETPARFRKKNRSIGLAVDRSQQ from the coding sequence ATGGCCTCACAAGCGGGACTGAGCGCAGACGAGCGTACACCGCCCCCCACTGTCAAAAGGATCAGCGCGGGCGATATCACCATAACGAGAACCTCTTCGGATCGCTTCGATCTGGAACTCGGGCCGCTTATCCCGGTCGCCGACGCCTTCAATGTCATCGTCCAGATGCGTGACTTCGACGCGCACCGCCTGTGGCGGCGCGGCGAGCTTGTCTATGAGGGAGGGCACTCCAGGGCATCGCTCGCGATCACCGACCTACGGGACCAATGGCAGTGCCACCATCTGTCGCCTTTCGACAATGTCCGCTTCCACATTCCATTTGCCTGCATGCGGGCCTTCACCGAAAGGGCCGGACGCGGCGAGTATGTGTCACTGTCTCCCGTGCAGGGCCGCGTGGATCCGGTGATGTTCGGCCTCGCGCAGGCGCTGCTGCCCTCGCTCGACGAGCCTGATCGGGCCAATCTGCTTTTCGTCGAACAGATCAACCTTGCCGCACTGGCGCATCTCAGCCAGACCTATGGCGGCTTGCATTTCCCTGTCGACAAGAAGGGTACGCTGGCGCCATGGCAGGAGAGGCTGGCGACGGAGTTTCTGGTCGCACACTTCAACAAGGCGTTTTCGATCGGCGATCTCGCCGCCCAGTGCGAGCTCTCGCGAAGCTATTTCAACAAGGCCTTCAAGGAGAGCTTCGGTCGCACGCCGTCCAGGTGGCTGACCGAATACCGGATTGCGCGGGTCAAGGAGTGTCTGCTTCAGGACACCCCGCTTGCCGAGATCGCGATCCACTGCGGTTTTGCCGACCAGAGCCACATGACCCGGGTGTTCACCAGCCAGACAGCGGAAACGCCCGCGCGTTTCAGGAAAAAGAACCGCTCCATCGGGCTGGCAGTGGATCGATCTCAGCAATAG